A portion of the Deltaproteobacteria bacterium genome contains these proteins:
- a CDS encoding ABC transporter substrate-binding protein translates to MMVWLRLGFVLTLAVSFVNGAAAQNRVLLGYSSLSSNQTPIWVAKEGGLFKRFGVDVDLILIEGGTRGAQALISGDLPMMGMAGQAVISSRARGGDLVVVGGVVNKMNYIFVGSPSVKSPQDLKGKRIGISQIGTASYHAVVLALKQWKLDARRDGITILQVGSQAARVSSMNSGGTDAIIVNPGLNVAMKQRGYNIIADFSELPIPYPLQVMATRERFLKTEPDLAERLLKAVVAANTFTIDPKNKPRVKAAIAKYLRLPGIDAAEEQYKSGLAVLPKKPYVDVAGISAMIEFLAESDPSVAKIKPEQVINHTIMKKLDDTGFIEHPFAK, encoded by the coding sequence ATGATGGTGTGGTTACGCCTTGGGTTCGTTCTGACGTTGGCTGTTTCTTTTGTGAATGGTGCCGCAGCTCAGAATAGAGTCTTGCTCGGCTACTCCTCTCTGAGCTCTAACCAGACGCCGATTTGGGTCGCCAAAGAAGGAGGCTTGTTCAAGCGGTTTGGCGTCGATGTCGATTTGATCTTGATCGAAGGCGGCACGCGCGGCGCGCAGGCGTTGATTTCCGGCGACCTGCCGATGATGGGTATGGCTGGCCAGGCCGTGATCAGTTCGCGGGCGCGCGGCGGCGATCTGGTCGTCGTTGGCGGCGTCGTCAATAAGATGAACTACATCTTTGTCGGCTCACCGAGCGTAAAATCACCTCAAGACCTGAAGGGTAAACGAATCGGCATCAGCCAGATCGGCACTGCGTCCTATCATGCGGTGGTCTTGGCATTGAAGCAGTGGAAGCTCGATGCGCGCCGCGACGGCATTACGATTCTTCAAGTTGGCAGTCAAGCGGCGCGCGTCTCGTCGATGAACTCCGGCGGGACCGACGCGATTATCGTCAACCCCGGACTCAACGTGGCGATGAAGCAGCGCGGATATAACATCATCGCCGACTTTAGCGAGCTGCCGATACCCTATCCTTTACAAGTGATGGCGACGCGCGAACGGTTTCTCAAGACGGAACCTGATTTGGCGGAACGCCTGCTCAAAGCAGTGGTGGCGGCGAACACGTTTACCATCGATCCCAAGAACAAGCCGCGGGTCAAGGCGGCGATTGCCAAGTATCTGCGCTTGCCCGGTATCGATGCCGCCGAGGAGCAGTACAAGTCCGGCCTTGCAGTGCTGCCGAAGAAGCCCTATGTCGACGTTGCCGGGATATCGGCGATGATCGAGTTTCTTGCCGAGAGCGATCCGAGCGTAGCGAAGATCAAACCGGAGCAAGTGATCAATCACACGATTATGAAGAAGCTTGATGATACAGGGTTCATCGAGCATCCGTTTGCCAAGTAG
- a CDS encoding ABC transporter substrate-binding protein: MLFWAKKEFLLLGILVIATPCFLVSPASAQKLTIAWTSVSAFNSPFWIMPDAGFYKQEGMDVDTLFILSSPTAAKATLAGDISISSQNSQVVSDSGLAGGDLVAMGAVVNMVPFYIMSIPEVRTVADLKGKSVGISRFGAASDFGTRMFLGKHGLEAGKDVPFIQIGGQPEIAVALSKKLIAAAAMSQPSAAVAEQQGARLLANMVKDEIPFVHLAITTTKRFLKEKRPQAKAFLRAYARSMHFLYNRKEETLAIIQKYTKVKDPKILDATLKYGYEFMEKIPLVKPAGFQVTLDEIARTNPKAKQFKPAQFYDNSVVQELVDEGFFTKLWGKAP; this comes from the coding sequence ATGCTTTTTTGGGCGAAGAAAGAGTTCTTGCTGTTGGGTATTCTTGTAATTGCCACCCCTTGTTTTTTGGTTTCGCCGGCCTCGGCGCAGAAGCTCACCATCGCTTGGACTTCGGTGAGCGCGTTTAACTCACCGTTTTGGATCATGCCGGACGCGGGGTTTTATAAGCAGGAAGGGATGGACGTCGACACGCTGTTCATTCTCAGTTCGCCGACGGCGGCGAAGGCGACGCTGGCGGGGGATATTTCGATCAGCTCACAGAACAGTCAGGTGGTATCGGACTCCGGTTTGGCGGGTGGCGACCTGGTCGCCATGGGAGCGGTGGTCAATATGGTGCCGTTTTACATCATGTCGATTCCTGAGGTGAGAACCGTTGCTGACCTCAAGGGGAAGTCGGTCGGTATTTCTCGCTTTGGCGCTGCCTCAGATTTTGGCACCCGGATGTTTCTGGGCAAGCACGGCCTGGAGGCCGGCAAGGATGTGCCGTTCATACAGATCGGCGGGCAGCCCGAGATTGCGGTGGCCCTGTCGAAGAAACTGATCGCCGCCGCGGCGATGTCGCAGCCGTCGGCGGCTGTGGCCGAGCAACAGGGCGCGCGGCTATTGGCCAATATGGTGAAGGATGAGATCCCTTTTGTGCACCTGGCGATCACCACGACTAAGAGATTCCTGAAAGAAAAAAGACCGCAAGCGAAGGCGTTCCTGCGCGCCTATGCCCGTTCGATGCATTTTCTTTACAACCGCAAAGAAGAAACCTTGGCGATTATTCAGAAGTACACTAAAGTGAAGGACCCGAAGATTCTCGACGCCACGCTCAAATATGGCTATGAGTTCATGGAAAAAATCCCACTCGTCAAGCCCGCCGGCTTTCAAGTCACTCTCGATGAGATTGCGCGGACCAATCCGAAAGCCAAACAATTTAAGCCAGCGCAGTTCTACGACAACAGCGTGGTGCAGGAGTTGGTGGATGAGGGGTTCTTCACCAAGCTTTGGGGGAAAGCGCCTTGA
- a CDS encoding FAD-binding protein, translated as MATNGKEIHWDKNVDVIVVGFGAAGGISAITAHDAGAKVLLIEKMPHPGGISILSGGGVAFAHNAEGAFQYLKRTCNGTTPDDILRKMAEEMVGMIPWVTELARVSGTEPTKTETRGHGTYPFPGTNEIDSIKLKDFQAYDEFPWAKGLRGGARLFKVVYDNVNVRKIETWLSSPAKELILNGDGEVIGMKIEHEGKTLNIKAKKGVILACGGYENDDAMKLQYFEAQPVYPVYLGNTGDGVKMAQKAGAGLWHMWHFHGGYGFKFAELPFAIRHVWAGPRNENRKMIWIAVDKFGKRFMDEYPPAPQDTGTRPLEYYDADIQDYPRIPCYLIFDEEGRKLGPIGIPIVNDERYDASWSDDNLAEINKGWIKKGNSLEDIAAQIDVNPKVLRATVQRWNELCDKGQDEDQKRPPKTMMPIKNGPFYVMEAWPIVNNTQGGPEHDVKQRVLDPMKKPIPRLYVAGEISSIYGHLYLEAGNITECFVAGKIAGQNVAAEASWSE; from the coding sequence ATGGCAACAAACGGCAAAGAAATTCACTGGGACAAAAACGTCGACGTCATAGTCGTCGGCTTCGGCGCGGCGGGCGGCATTTCGGCGATTACGGCGCACGACGCCGGCGCAAAGGTTTTGCTCATCGAAAAGATGCCCCACCCCGGCGGCATCTCGATTCTCTCCGGCGGCGGCGTGGCCTTTGCGCACAACGCCGAGGGTGCTTTTCAATATTTGAAGCGCACCTGCAACGGCACCACGCCCGATGACATTCTGCGCAAGATGGCCGAAGAAATGGTTGGCATGATCCCCTGGGTGACCGAGCTCGCCAGAGTCAGTGGCACCGAGCCGACCAAGACTGAAACCCGCGGCCATGGCACGTATCCGTTTCCCGGAACCAACGAGATCGATTCGATCAAGCTCAAAGACTTTCAAGCCTACGACGAGTTTCCCTGGGCCAAGGGACTGCGCGGCGGTGCGCGCTTGTTCAAAGTAGTCTACGACAACGTCAACGTGCGCAAGATCGAAACTTGGCTATCGAGCCCAGCCAAAGAGCTCATCCTAAACGGCGACGGCGAAGTCATCGGCATGAAAATCGAACACGAGGGCAAGACGCTCAACATCAAAGCCAAGAAAGGCGTCATCCTCGCCTGCGGCGGCTACGAAAACGACGACGCCATGAAGCTGCAATACTTCGAGGCGCAACCGGTCTATCCGGTCTACCTCGGCAACACCGGCGACGGCGTCAAGATGGCGCAGAAAGCTGGCGCCGGTTTGTGGCATATGTGGCACTTTCACGGCGGCTACGGTTTCAAATTCGCCGAGCTGCCCTTCGCCATCCGTCATGTCTGGGCCGGGCCGAGAAATGAAAATCGCAAAATGATCTGGATCGCCGTCGACAAATTCGGCAAGCGCTTCATGGACGAGTATCCCCCCGCGCCCCAAGACACTGGCACCCGGCCGCTGGAATACTACGACGCCGACATTCAGGACTACCCGCGCATCCCGTGCTATCTGATCTTCGACGAAGAAGGCCGCAAGCTAGGGCCCATCGGCATCCCGATCGTCAACGACGAGCGTTACGACGCCAGTTGGAGCGACGACAACTTAGCCGAGATAAACAAAGGCTGGATCAAAAAAGGCAACTCGCTGGAAGACATCGCCGCGCAGATCGACGTCAATCCCAAAGTGCTGCGCGCGACGGTGCAGCGCTGGAACGAGCTCTGCGACAAGGGCCAAGACGAAGATCAGAAGCGCCCGCCAAAAACGATGATGCCGATCAAGAACGGCCCGTTCTACGTCATGGAAGCCTGGCCGATCGTGAATAACACCCAGGGCGGCCCCGAACACGACGTCAAGCAGCGCGTGCTCGATCCGATGAAGAAGCCTATACCAAGGCTGTATGTCGCCGGCGAGATTAGCTCGATCTACGGGCATCTGTATTTGGAGGCGGGAAATATCACGGAGTGTTTTGTGGCAGGTAAGATCGCTGGGCAGAATGTCGCGGCGGAGGCGAGCTGGAGCGAATAG
- a CDS encoding SDR family oxidoreductase, with protein MRFQNKSVIITGGGGKIGKAYAMGFAKEGAKVALPDIASADHVVKAIKDMGGTAISMACDVSDEKSVKAMVDQVAKEFGSVDVLVNNAAYFMTVKKSVFWEMEVDEFDKGMAVNVRGSWLCAKAAFPHMKQAGKGKIINISSGTALNGGQNYIHYVTSKGALIAMTRAMAKELGDYNICVNTVAPGFVVTEGRAVDAAFNASRVANRALKRVQVENDLVGTVMFLASSESDFMTGQLLNVDGGAHFVG; from the coding sequence ATGCGATTCCAAAACAAGTCGGTCATCATCACGGGTGGCGGCGGCAAGATCGGCAAAGCCTACGCGATGGGGTTCGCCAAAGAGGGAGCGAAAGTCGCGCTGCCGGACATCGCCAGCGCCGATCACGTCGTCAAAGCGATCAAAGATATGGGCGGCACGGCGATCAGCATGGCCTGCGACGTGTCGGACGAGAAGAGCGTCAAGGCAATGGTCGATCAGGTGGCCAAAGAGTTCGGCAGCGTCGATGTGCTCGTCAACAACGCTGCGTATTTTATGACGGTTAAGAAAAGCGTGTTCTGGGAAATGGAAGTCGACGAATTCGACAAAGGCATGGCCGTCAACGTGCGCGGATCGTGGCTCTGCGCCAAAGCGGCATTCCCACATATGAAGCAAGCGGGCAAAGGCAAAATCATCAATATCTCTTCGGGGACTGCTTTGAATGGCGGCCAGAACTACATTCACTACGTGACCTCAAAAGGGGCGTTGATCGCCATGACGCGGGCGATGGCGAAAGAGTTAGGCGACTACAACATTTGCGTGAATACGGTGGCGCCGGGGTTTGTCGTCACCGAAGGACGTGCGGTGGACGCAGCGTTTAACGCCAGCCGCGTCGCCAATCGGGCGTTGAAGCGCGTCCAGGTGGAGAACGACTTGGTCGGCACCGTGATGTTTCTCGCCTCGTCCGAGAGCGATTTTATGACTGGGCAATTGTTGAACGTCGACGGTGGGGCGCATTTTGTGGGGTAG
- a CDS encoding ABC transporter substrate-binding protein, whose amino-acid sequence MNGCWSSGVMGFRTIFAWSVIFFAGLWSTPADAQKLIAAWSSVSAVNSPLWIMHDAGFFKQEGLDVDLIFVLSSPTVAKATLAGEVAVSGANSQVVVDSGLAGADLIAMGAMSNVVAFYIMGNPDIKTVADLRGKTVGITRFGSSSDFGMRMLLAKHGLEANKDVAFVQIGGMPEIAAALSKKIIAAAPMSQPMAYVAEQGGAKVLANLASEEVPFMHMGFTTTRKFLKEKRSQAKAMIRAYGRALHFLHTRREQTRAIFARYTKINDVGMLDGSIKYGQDFLEKIPFVKPAAFQVTLDEVARSNPKAKQAKPQQFYDNSLVQEVVDEGFFTKLWGRGL is encoded by the coding sequence ATGAATGGGTGTTGGAGTAGTGGAGTGATGGGATTTCGGACGATATTCGCCTGGTCGGTGATTTTCTTTGCTGGGCTTTGGTCGACGCCCGCCGATGCGCAGAAGCTGATTGCCGCGTGGTCGTCGGTGAGTGCGGTGAACTCGCCGCTTTGGATCATGCACGACGCGGGCTTCTTCAAGCAGGAAGGTCTCGATGTCGATCTGATTTTCGTCCTCAGCTCACCGACCGTGGCGAAAGCGACGCTCGCGGGCGAGGTCGCCGTTTCTGGCGCCAACAGCCAGGTGGTGGTCGACTCGGGTTTGGCCGGCGCCGATTTGATTGCCATGGGCGCGATGTCGAACGTCGTGGCGTTTTACATCATGGGCAACCCCGATATTAAAACCGTTGCCGATCTGCGCGGCAAAACCGTCGGTATCACCCGTTTCGGGTCGTCGAGCGATTTTGGCATGCGCATGCTGCTCGCCAAGCATGGGCTTGAGGCCAACAAAGATGTCGCTTTCGTGCAGATCGGCGGCATGCCGGAGATTGCCGCGGCGTTGTCGAAGAAGATCATTGCCGCGGCGCCGATGTCGCAGCCCATGGCCTACGTGGCGGAGCAAGGCGGAGCCAAGGTTTTGGCTAATCTCGCGAGCGAAGAAGTGCCGTTCATGCACATGGGCTTTACCACCACGCGCAAGTTTTTGAAAGAAAAACGCAGCCAAGCGAAGGCGATGATCCGTGCCTACGGCCGCGCGCTGCACTTTCTACACACGCGCAGGGAGCAGACCCGAGCCATCTTCGCGCGCTACACCAAGATCAACGACGTGGGCATGCTCGACGGCAGCATCAAGTACGGCCAAGATTTTCTTGAAAAGATTCCGTTTGTGAAACCTGCGGCGTTTCAGGTGACGCTCGATGAAGTCGCGCGGAGCAACCCCAAAGCCAAACAGGCCAAGCCGCAGCAATTTTACGATAACAGTTTGGTTCAAGAAGTGGTCGACGAGGGGTTTTTCACCAAACTGTGGGGGCGTGGCCTTTAG
- a CDS encoding alpha/beta hydrolase, translated as MFDFLFPNHPFGGHTLRLVAQAQQGGGDVFDIARAMKNVEPGDRDSWEREWLALAQKTEARAQQALAAGRQRTAKQNFFHASNYYRMSDVLLTIAEEPQRRERFLKSQENFRRGIQLHEPKIEVVKVRCGSEEYDGYFCHPVNPKPGKWPAVLFLGGADAYAEEIYFGGKQMLDRGWAMLLVDTPGRGSSIYLKNIKTRPDYEVPGKACIDYLVSRPEVDPSRVALLGISMAGYYAPRVAAFEKRLKALVAWSGCYSILDDLYDWCLHLQPVCQRLLGGMSHEKARELLKDFTMAGVAKNITCPTLITHGDKDTLMSVEGAKKLFNEIGATDKTLKIYGEEDGGGRIHCSHDYWAHNLPNMLDWLEERL; from the coding sequence ATGTTCGATTTTCTTTTTCCCAACCATCCTTTTGGCGGCCACACCCTGCGCCTAGTCGCGCAGGCGCAGCAAGGCGGCGGCGATGTTTTTGACATCGCCCGCGCCATGAAAAACGTCGAACCTGGCGATCGCGATAGTTGGGAGCGTGAATGGCTGGCTCTGGCGCAAAAGACCGAAGCGCGCGCGCAGCAAGCCCTGGCCGCCGGCCGGCAGCGCACGGCCAAGCAAAATTTCTTTCACGCCAGCAATTACTACCGCATGTCCGATGTCCTGCTCACGATCGCCGAAGAACCGCAGCGGCGCGAGCGTTTTCTTAAATCGCAGGAAAATTTTCGCAGAGGGATCCAACTGCACGAGCCAAAGATCGAAGTCGTCAAGGTTCGCTGCGGGAGTGAAGAGTACGACGGATATTTTTGCCACCCGGTAAACCCGAAACCGGGCAAATGGCCGGCGGTGCTCTTTCTCGGCGGCGCCGATGCCTACGCTGAAGAAATCTACTTCGGCGGCAAACAGATGCTCGATCGCGGCTGGGCCATGCTGCTCGTCGACACGCCAGGGCGCGGCTCGTCGATTTACTTGAAAAACATCAAGACCCGCCCCGATTACGAAGTGCCGGGCAAAGCCTGCATCGATTATCTGGTCTCGCGACCGGAGGTTGATCCAAGTCGTGTCGCGCTGCTAGGAATCAGCATGGCCGGCTACTACGCACCGCGCGTTGCGGCGTTTGAAAAGCGTTTGAAAGCGCTGGTCGCCTGGAGCGGCTGCTACAGCATCCTCGACGACCTCTACGATTGGTGCCTGCACCTCCAGCCGGTGTGCCAGCGACTTTTGGGCGGCATGAGCCACGAAAAAGCCCGCGAACTGTTGAAAGATTTCACCATGGCGGGCGTGGCGAAAAACATCACTTGCCCGACTTTGATAACCCACGGCGACAAAGACACGCTGATGTCAGTGGAAGGCGCGAAAAAGTTATTCAACGAAATCGGTGCCACTGATAAGACACTAAAAATCTACGGCGAAGAAGACGGTGGCGGCAGGATTCATTGCAGCCATGACTACTGGGCGCACAATTTGCCGAATATGTTGGATTGGCTCGAAGAGCGGCTGTAA
- a CDS encoding ABC transporter substrate-binding protein: MNQRRCFSLSLVLLLVATSSLAAERPRERVRIGVSSKSIGFFDVWAAHEKGFFRKQGFDSEVITIRPNLSVVAVQAGEIDYSMMTSTVIRSAVKGLPLKLVTIGLKSSFHTLVARGSYKSLVELKGKKIAISNVGATDELVARALLQKAGLDPRRDVAMLSVGASETRFQSLLSGQMDAATLSLPHSVLAKQQGYRFLGSAGDVLHIPFTGLSTTTAKIQRERESIKRMILAQMEAMRWIKTQKSEAVQFMRQFFGTDEATAVESYNVYAPLIIDDLRVTADAVRAILDSEGAATIPWTQVADATLVEELLQKGQVR; this comes from the coding sequence ATGAATCAGCGAAGGTGCTTTTCTCTGTCCCTTGTCTTGCTGCTTGTCGCGACTTCGTCGCTCGCCGCGGAGCGGCCGCGCGAGCGCGTCCGCATCGGCGTGTCGTCTAAATCGATCGGGTTCTTCGACGTCTGGGCGGCCCACGAAAAGGGCTTCTTCCGCAAACAGGGCTTCGACTCCGAAGTGATCACGATTCGCCCCAACCTGTCGGTGGTCGCCGTGCAAGCAGGCGAGATCGATTACTCGATGATGACAAGCACGGTGATCCGCTCGGCGGTGAAGGGCTTGCCGCTGAAGCTCGTCACCATCGGCTTGAAATCGTCATTTCATACTCTGGTGGCGCGCGGCAGCTACAAATCCCTCGTTGAGTTAAAAGGCAAGAAGATCGCCATCTCCAATGTCGGCGCCACCGACGAGTTGGTCGCCCGCGCGCTCTTGCAAAAGGCCGGGCTCGATCCGCGCCGGGACGTCGCCATGCTCTCCGTCGGCGCTTCCGAAACGCGCTTTCAATCGCTGCTCTCTGGGCAGATGGACGCGGCGACGCTATCCCTGCCCCATTCCGTTTTGGCCAAGCAGCAGGGCTATCGCTTTCTCGGCAGCGCCGGCGACGTGCTGCACATTCCCTTCACCGGTTTGTCAACGACAACTGCGAAGATTCAGCGCGAGCGCGAGTCGATCAAACGCATGATCCTGGCCCAAATGGAGGCCATGCGCTGGATCAAGACTCAGAAAAGCGAAGCGGTGCAGTTCATGCGGCAGTTCTTCGGCACCGATGAGGCAACAGCGGTGGAATCTTACAACGTCTACGCCCCGTTGATCATCGACGACCTGCGCGTCACTGCCGACGCCGTGCGCGCCATTCTCGACTCCGAAGGCGCGGCCACCATTCCGTGGACCCAAGTGGCCGATGCGACGCTGGTCGAAGAGCTGCTGCAGAAGGGCCAAGTTCGTTGA
- a CDS encoding ornithine cyclodeaminase family protein: protein MLFLNNDDVKQVLTMEVTMNALDKAYRELAVNEAVCRPRIDIQIPTPDSDKIYQWGTMEGGSTSGYFAIRMKSDVIYETEYQGAITQEKYCVQPGTFCGLILLNSTKNAEPLALINDGYLQHMRVGADSGIGAKYMAREDATVVGMIGSGGMARSHVESFLLARPKLKKIQVYSPTKANREAYAKEISEQYGLEVVPMSNPRDVYKGAHIVAGCTDSAVPIVIGKWLEEGTHVTCVGGHPDEDTLKRIDVSLRLGTAPAPWGLPQFGVDDEYITYAARPKENAGFQMKRSGQRGHGVIAEDRAVFLSEILAGTKRGRASDKQVTYSERGNIQGAQFFAVAGKAFELAKERKLGRELPTEWFLQDIRD, encoded by the coding sequence ATGCTGTTTCTTAACAACGACGACGTCAAGCAAGTGCTGACCATGGAAGTCACGATGAACGCGCTCGACAAGGCGTATCGCGAGCTCGCTGTCAACGAGGCGGTGTGCCGGCCGCGCATCGATATTCAGATTCCCACGCCCGACTCCGACAAGATCTACCAATGGGGGACCATGGAGGGCGGCTCGACCTCCGGTTATTTCGCGATTCGCATGAAGTCAGACGTGATCTACGAGACCGAGTATCAAGGCGCGATCACGCAGGAGAAATACTGCGTGCAGCCCGGCACGTTCTGCGGGCTGATTTTGCTCAACAGCACCAAAAACGCCGAGCCGTTGGCGCTGATCAACGACGGCTATTTGCAGCACATGCGCGTCGGCGCCGACTCCGGCATCGGCGCGAAGTACATGGCGCGCGAAGATGCCACGGTAGTGGGCATGATCGGCTCGGGCGGCATGGCGCGCTCGCATGTCGAGTCGTTTCTCTTGGCGCGGCCGAAGTTAAAAAAGATTCAGGTCTACAGCCCGACCAAAGCTAATCGGGAAGCCTACGCCAAGGAGATCAGTGAGCAGTATGGGCTTGAAGTCGTGCCCATGAGTAATCCGCGCGACGTCTACAAAGGCGCGCATATCGTTGCGGGCTGCACCGATTCCGCCGTGCCGATCGTCATCGGCAAATGGCTGGAAGAGGGGACGCATGTCACCTGCGTCGGCGGTCATCCCGACGAAGACACGCTCAAGCGAATAGACGTTTCGCTGCGTTTAGGCACCGCACCCGCGCCCTGGGGCTTGCCGCAGTTTGGCGTCGATGATGAATATATTACCTACGCCGCGCGACCCAAAGAGAACGCCGGGTTTCAGATGAAGCGGTCGGGGCAGCGCGGCCATGGTGTGATCGCCGAAGATCGCGCTGTGTTTTTATCCGAGATTCTCGCGGGCACGAAGCGAGGCCGCGCGTCTGACAAGCAAGTTACTTATTCGGAGCGCGGCAATATTCAAGGCGCGCAGTTCTTCGCGGTGGCGGGGAAGGCTTTCGAGTTGGCCAAAGAACGTAAGCTCGGAAGAGAACTGCCGACCGAGTGGTTTTTGCAGGATATACGGGACTGA
- a CDS encoding ornithine cyclodeaminase family protein: protein MFVQGRPVGRPRWAHRQVGKEAKPRMPIFLNNDDVEQIITMKDTMDALETLYREMGQGVAITAPRSDVHSPTAAAQSAEGPMAHYLKSMSGASPHFGTAALRFSSDIVAWRDTGGGMRREKIPSLPGERWMGIVMLFSSSNGELLAIINDGVLQRFRVGGANGVSTKYLARQNAETVGLVGSGWQAGTQVLAVCEARKIKKIKVFSPTKVNREKFAKETSPLVGIDITPVDSYEEAVNNVDIIITSTNSRKAFLGKWALKEGMHISSMQRDEFDDEALLTCKPLVLHSHMTENNVTSAALAHFEREDFKLRDHPTERGIDWKSLPTIADLLCGRVKGRESEQQITGFVNNIGMGAQFAAVGKRVYDAAKAKGLGREVPLDWFTQDVHP from the coding sequence ATGTTCGTGCAGGGGCGACCGGTTGGTCGCCCACGTTGGGCACATAGACAAGTAGGGAAGGAAGCGAAACCACGGATGCCCATTTTCTTAAACAACGACGACGTCGAACAAATCATCACCATGAAAGACACGATGGACGCGCTGGAAACGCTCTATCGGGAGATGGGCCAAGGCGTGGCGATCACCGCGCCGCGCTCGGATGTGCACAGCCCGACGGCGGCGGCGCAGAGTGCTGAGGGGCCGATGGCGCATTATCTAAAAAGCATGAGCGGCGCTTCGCCGCATTTCGGCACGGCGGCGCTGCGCTTTTCTTCCGACATCGTCGCCTGGCGCGACACCGGGGGCGGCATGCGGCGGGAAAAAATTCCGTCGCTGCCAGGCGAGCGATGGATGGGCATCGTTATGTTGTTCAGCTCGTCCAACGGCGAGCTGCTGGCGATCATAAACGACGGCGTGTTGCAGCGCTTCCGCGTCGGCGGCGCCAACGGCGTTTCGACTAAGTATCTGGCGCGGCAAAACGCCGAGACCGTCGGCCTGGTTGGCTCCGGCTGGCAAGCGGGCACGCAGGTGCTCGCTGTCTGCGAGGCGCGCAAAATCAAGAAGATCAAAGTCTTCAGTCCGACTAAAGTCAACCGCGAAAAATTCGCCAAGGAGACGAGTCCACTGGTTGGCATCGACATCACGCCGGTGGATTCCTACGAAGAGGCGGTCAACAACGTCGACATCATTATTACTTCGACCAACTCGCGCAAAGCGTTTCTCGGAAAGTGGGCGTTAAAAGAAGGCATGCATATCAGCAGCATGCAGCGCGACGAGTTCGACGACGAAGCGCTGCTAACCTGCAAGCCGCTGGTGCTGCATTCGCACATGACGGAAAATAACGTTACGTCCGCCGCGCTGGCGCATTTCGAACGGGAAGATTTCAAGCTGCGCGATCACCCCACCGAGCGCGGCATCGATTGGAAGTCGCTGCCGACCATAGCCGATTTACTTTGCGGGCGCGTCAAAGGACGGGAGAGCGAGCAGCAGATCACCGGCTTCGTCAACAACATCGGCATGGGCGCGCAGTTCGCCGCCGTTGGCAAAAGAGTCTACGACGCGGCGAAGGCGAAGGGGCTGGGCCGGGAAGTGCCGCTCGATTGGTTTACTCAGGACGTGCATCCTTGA